A part of Miscanthus floridulus cultivar M001 chromosome 6, ASM1932011v1, whole genome shotgun sequence genomic DNA contains:
- the LOC136459799 gene encoding flowering-promoting factor 1-like protein 2, translating into MSGVWLFRNGVVRLVENPTSGNAAAASGKRKALLHTPSGEVVTSYASLERKLAALGWERYYTDDNGGGLLQYHKRTSVDLISLPKDFAHFGSVHMYDIVIKNRDAFRVIDA; encoded by the coding sequence ATGTCGGGCGTGTGGCTGTTCCGGAACGGCGTGGTGCGGCTGGTGGAGAACCCGACGTCGGGGaacgcggcggcggcgtcgggcaAGCGCAAGGCGTTGCTGCACACGCCGTCCGGGGAGGTGGTCACGTCCTACGCCTCGCTGGAGCGCAAGCTGGCGGCGCTCGGCTGGGAGCGCTACTACACCGACGACAACGGCGGCGGCCTGCTGCAGTACCACAAGCGGACCTCCGTGGACCTCATCTCGCTGCCCAAGGACTTTGCCCACTTCGGCTCCGTCCACATGTACGACATCGTCATCAAGAACCGCGACGCCTTCCGCGTCATCGACGCCTAG